In Leisingera sp. NJS204, the following are encoded in one genomic region:
- a CDS encoding thiamine diphosphokinase, whose protein sequence is MNRLIVEELEPITLVGGGALGSDDLAAALALAPVLVAADGGAAAVLAAGHVPSAVIGDFDSLPQDVRDRLPPECLHPVAEQDSTDFDKALRGIAAPVVLAVGFLGGRVDHQLAAFNTLVQGHQTPCVLIGETEVMFHLTHAVELPAAAGEVISLFPMRAVQGRSEGLEWPIDGLRMSPMGRIGTSNRATGPVRLVPEGPGLLVIVPRRLLAAVAAAVRRD, encoded by the coding sequence ATGAACCGTCTGATTGTTGAGGAATTGGAACCAATCACCCTGGTTGGCGGCGGTGCGCTTGGGTCCGACGATCTGGCGGCGGCGCTGGCGCTGGCACCGGTGCTGGTGGCGGCGGATGGCGGGGCCGCTGCGGTGCTGGCGGCGGGGCATGTTCCAAGTGCGGTGATCGGCGATTTTGACTCGCTGCCGCAGGATGTGCGGGACCGTCTGCCGCCGGAGTGTCTGCATCCGGTGGCCGAGCAGGACAGTACCGATTTTGACAAGGCGCTGCGGGGGATTGCGGCGCCGGTGGTGCTGGCGGTGGGGTTTTTAGGCGGGCGGGTGGATCACCAGCTGGCGGCGTTCAATACGCTGGTGCAGGGGCATCAGACCCCTTGTGTGCTGATTGGTGAGACCGAAGTGATGTTTCACCTGACCCATGCGGTGGAACTGCCAGCGGCGGCGGGGGAGGTTATCTCGCTGTTTCCGATGCGGGCGGTGCAGGGGCGGTCTGAAGGGCTGGAGTGGCCCATTGATGGCTTGCGGATGTCGCCGATGGGGCGGATCGGCACCTCCAACCGGGCGACAGGCCCGGTGCGGCTGGTACCGGAGGGGCCGGGGCTCTTGGTGATCGTGCCGCGGCGGCTGCTGGCTGCGGTGGCGGCGGCGGTCAGGCGGGATTGA
- a CDS encoding DMT family transporter: protein MTQDRPLLGIALMLGFCMVIPLGDAIAKLLTNRVPVAQIVFIRFAAQAALLLPLALAMRLPLSLSRRVAPLLLLRTLLQMGGIAAMFTAFRYLPLADAVAIAFVMPFLMLLLGKYVLKEQVGLRRLGACVVGFTGTLLVIQPSFAAVGWNALWPLLVAVIFALFMLVTRKIAKETDPISLQAVAGAMGTVLLAPVFLIGDAAGLHALSITAPPQDTWALLAAAGALGTVAHLMMTWSLRFAPTSTLASMQYLEIPVAVFFGWLFFYELPNTLSAFGILLTISAGLYAVLRERKAAEIAERINPA from the coding sequence ATGACACAGGACCGGCCCCTCCTCGGCATTGCCCTGATGCTGGGCTTTTGCATGGTGATCCCGCTGGGGGATGCCATTGCAAAACTGCTGACCAACCGGGTGCCGGTGGCCCAGATCGTCTTTATCCGCTTTGCCGCCCAGGCCGCGCTCCTGCTGCCGCTGGCACTGGCGATGCGGCTGCCGCTCAGCCTGTCGCGCCGGGTGGCACCGCTGCTGCTGCTGCGCACCCTGCTGCAGATGGGCGGCATCGCCGCCATGTTCACCGCCTTTCGCTACCTGCCCTTGGCTGATGCGGTGGCAATTGCCTTTGTGATGCCCTTCCTGATGCTGCTGCTGGGGAAATACGTGCTGAAGGAACAGGTCGGCCTGCGCCGCCTTGGCGCCTGCGTGGTGGGCTTTACCGGCACCCTGCTGGTCATTCAGCCCAGCTTTGCCGCGGTCGGCTGGAACGCGCTTTGGCCGCTGTTGGTGGCGGTGATCTTTGCCCTGTTCATGCTGGTCACCCGCAAGATCGCCAAGGAGACCGATCCCATTTCCCTACAGGCCGTAGCCGGCGCCATGGGCACGGTACTGCTGGCGCCAGTGTTCCTGATCGGCGATGCCGCCGGCCTGCACGCCCTCTCCATCACCGCACCGCCGCAGGACACCTGGGCGCTGCTGGCCGCCGCCGGCGCCCTGGGCACCGTCGCGCATCTGATGATGACCTGGAGCCTGCGGTTTGCCCCGACCTCCACCCTCGCCTCGATGCAATACCTGGAGATCCCGGTGGCCGTGTTCTTCGGCTGGCTGTTCTTCTATGAACTCCCGAACACCCTCTCGGCCTTTGGCATTCTGCTGACCATCAGTGCCGGACTCTATGCGGTGCTGCGCGAACGCAAGGCCGCCGAGATCGCAGAACGGATCAATCCCGCCTGA
- a CDS encoding L-serine ammonia-lyase, with translation MFLSVFDMFKVGIGPSSSHTMGPMVAAARFLDMMRASPFEFHGLRASLHGSLAFTGVGHATDRATILGLGGFVAHDYDDAKATAFLAELDKTHTMQPEGLGALHFDPKADMIFDYDHALPGHSNGMILMATDAQGDVILKQVYYSIGGGFVVTEEELAQGKATDEGDPVPFPFKSAAEMLEMAKSSGKSIAGMKRANEIARGCEVSLAKGTARIWQVMNDCINRGLERDGILPGGLKVRRRAKGIYDALMAERGMNLTAPHTINDWMSVYAMAVNEENAAGGQVVTAPTNGAAGTLPAVIRYYLDHVPGASESHVEDFLLTAAAIAGLVKFNASISGAEAGCQAEVGSAAAMSAAGLCAVMGGTPEQVENAAEIALEHHLGMTCDPVKGLVQVPCIERNGLAAIKAVSAASLALRGDGQHFVPLDACIETMRQTGADMHDKYKETSLGGLAVNVPNC, from the coding sequence ATGTTCCTCTCCGTTTTCGACATGTTCAAAGTGGGCATCGGCCCGTCCTCCTCGCACACCATGGGGCCGATGGTCGCCGCTGCGCGCTTCCTCGATATGATGCGCGCCTCGCCGTTTGAATTCCACGGTCTGCGCGCCTCGCTGCACGGCTCGCTGGCCTTCACCGGCGTCGGCCACGCCACCGACCGCGCCACCATCCTCGGGCTTGGCGGTTTTGTTGCCCATGACTATGATGATGCCAAGGCCACGGCCTTCCTGGCGGAGCTGGACAAGACGCACACCATGCAGCCCGAAGGCCTGGGCGCGCTGCACTTTGATCCCAAGGCCGACATGATCTTTGACTATGATCACGCGCTGCCGGGCCATTCCAACGGCATGATCCTGATGGCCACCGACGCCCAGGGCGACGTGATCCTGAAACAGGTCTACTATTCGATCGGCGGCGGCTTTGTCGTAACTGAGGAAGAACTGGCCCAGGGCAAGGCGACCGACGAAGGCGATCCCGTCCCCTTCCCGTTCAAATCCGCGGCCGAGATGCTGGAGATGGCGAAATCCAGCGGCAAATCCATTGCCGGCATGAAACGCGCCAATGAAATCGCCCGCGGCTGCGAGGTCAGCCTCGCCAAAGGCACTGCCCGCATCTGGCAGGTGATGAACGACTGCATCAACCGCGGGCTGGAGCGCGACGGCATCCTGCCCGGCGGCCTCAAGGTCCGCCGCCGCGCCAAGGGCATCTATGACGCGCTGATGGCCGAACGCGGCATGAACCTGACCGCACCGCACACCATCAACGACTGGATGAGCGTCTATGCGATGGCGGTAAACGAAGAGAACGCGGCCGGCGGCCAGGTGGTGACCGCGCCGACCAATGGTGCTGCCGGCACCCTGCCGGCCGTGATCCGCTATTACCTCGACCATGTGCCCGGTGCGTCGGAAAGCCATGTCGAGGACTTTTTGCTGACCGCCGCCGCCATCGCCGGCCTGGTGAAATTCAACGCCTCCATTTCCGGCGCCGAGGCAGGCTGCCAGGCCGAGGTTGGCTCTGCAGCCGCGATGTCCGCCGCGGGCCTCTGCGCGGTGATGGGCGGCACGCCCGAACAGGTGGAAAACGCCGCCGAGATCGCGCTGGAGCATCACCTCGGGATGACCTGCGACCCCGTTAAGGGCCTGGTGCAGGTCCCCTGCATCGAGCGCAACGGGTTGGCGGCGATCAAGGCCGTCTCCGCCGCGTCCCTCGCCCTGCGCGGCGACGGCCAGCATTTCGTGCCGCTGGACGCCTGCATCGAGACCATGCGCCAGACCGGCGCCGACATGCATGACAAGTACAAGGAAACCTCGCTCGGCGGTCTGGCGGTGAACGTGCCGAACTGCTGA
- a CDS encoding glutathione S-transferase family protein: protein MKPEYRLHYAPDNASLVIRLVLEELGLPFDAVLVDRKAKAQRSAEYLALNPGGLIPVLETPDGALFETAAILLWLSGRHGAMAPAAGTADYAPFLKWLFFASNTLHADLRMLFYPQKYIGDDPARQAQLQNVIRQRLHRHLTSLDHAAAGRPAWLAAPQPSVLDYYLACQMRWMALYPADADRSWFRIAAYPSLQRLCAGLEHRTAVTTAREAEGLGATPFTSPAYANPPEGSAT, encoded by the coding sequence ATGAAACCCGAATACCGCCTGCACTACGCCCCCGACAATGCTTCACTGGTCATCCGGCTGGTGCTGGAGGAGCTTGGCCTGCCGTTTGACGCCGTCCTCGTCGACCGCAAGGCAAAGGCGCAGCGTAGCGCCGAATACCTGGCGCTCAATCCGGGCGGGCTGATCCCGGTGCTGGAAACCCCAGATGGTGCGCTGTTTGAAACCGCCGCCATCCTGCTGTGGCTGTCCGGCCGGCACGGGGCGATGGCCCCGGCGGCAGGCACTGCGGACTACGCTCCGTTCCTGAAATGGCTGTTCTTTGCCTCCAACACCCTGCATGCTGATCTGCGGATGCTGTTCTATCCGCAAAAATACATCGGCGATGACCCGGCCCGGCAGGCGCAGCTGCAGAACGTCATCCGTCAGCGGCTGCACCGGCATCTGACCAGCCTGGACCATGCCGCCGCCGGCCGCCCCGCCTGGCTGGCAGCACCCCAGCCCTCGGTTCTGGACTATTACCTGGCCTGCCAGATGCGCTGGATGGCGCTGTATCCTGCCGATGCGGACAGGTCCTGGTTCCGCATCGCCGCATACCCCAGCCTGCAGCGCCTCTGCGCCGGGCTGGAGCACCGCACCGCCGTGACCACCGCGCGCGAGGCCGAGGGCCTCGGCGCCACCCCGTTCACATCCCCTGCCTATGCCAATCCCCCAGAAGGATCAGCCACCTGA
- a CDS encoding methyltransferase domain-containing protein, with product MLQFDEETARVLEDAYQGADVSQRRRASFDALTPEPGDRILDLGCGNGLLTLELARAVGPAGHVTGLDTSPDMLAAARNRLEARANTTLTEGDAARLPFQTESFDKAVSLQVFEYLTDRRLALRALHKVLKLGGLLVVGDMHWDTLAWHSDNTTRMNRMLEAWSRHMAVRDLPAKLPSELRSCGFEMQRMQPLAVCDTTLRPDGLAAMMIQLIRAFAVDIGATDQDDAAAWAQEQQELAAEGRFFMSLTHFVCTARRQ from the coding sequence ATGCTGCAATTCGACGAGGAAACCGCCCGCGTGCTGGAAGACGCCTATCAGGGCGCCGATGTGTCGCAGCGGCGGCGGGCCAGTTTCGACGCGCTGACGCCCGAACCGGGCGACCGCATTCTGGATCTGGGCTGCGGCAACGGGCTGCTGACGCTGGAACTGGCCCGCGCTGTCGGCCCCGCCGGCCACGTGACTGGCTTGGACACCAGCCCCGACATGCTGGCCGCCGCCCGCAACCGGCTGGAGGCGCGCGCCAATACCACCCTGACCGAGGGCGATGCGGCCCGGCTGCCGTTTCAGACGGAAAGCTTTGACAAAGCCGTTTCGCTGCAAGTGTTCGAATATCTGACCGACCGCCGCCTTGCCCTGCGCGCCTTGCACAAGGTGCTGAAGCTCGGCGGGCTGCTGGTGGTTGGCGACATGCATTGGGACACCCTGGCCTGGCACAGCGACAATACCACCCGCATGAACCGGATGCTGGAGGCCTGGAGCCGCCACATGGCGGTGCGCGATTTGCCTGCAAAACTGCCCTCTGAACTGCGCAGCTGCGGGTTCGAAATGCAGCGGATGCAGCCGCTTGCAGTCTGCGACACCACCCTGCGCCCGGACGGGCTGGCGGCAATGATGATCCAGCTGATCCGCGCCTTTGCAGTGGATATCGGCGCCACCGACCAAGACGACGCCGCCGCCTGGGCACAGGAACAGCAGGAACTGGCCGCCGAGGGCAGATTCTTCATGTCGCTTACCCATTTTGTCTGCACCGCCCGGCGGCAATAG
- the rpiA gene encoding ribose-5-phosphate isomerase RpiA, producing the protein MTGELSPIDKAKFVAAKRAAEMVEDGMRVGLGTGSTAAWLVRCLGEMVSRDGLKITAVPTSSRTAALARDVGINVVSLDEAKWLDMTIDGADEFDADLNLIKGGGGAHLQEKIVATASDQMVVIADASKSVETLGAFPLPVEVLPFGWQSSQALIEETLVSMDVMGRTTTLRMNGDAPFVTDEGNYILDLHLKRIGNARQLALVMNQIPGVIENGLFIDICDTVVIGFGDGRVEVRDINEGTVEKDKLDFVENDNLFTDLQD; encoded by the coding sequence ATGACCGGAGAGCTGTCGCCCATCGACAAGGCGAAATTCGTTGCTGCCAAACGAGCGGCTGAAATGGTTGAGGACGGCATGCGTGTCGGCCTTGGCACCGGTTCCACCGCGGCCTGGCTGGTGCGCTGTCTGGGCGAGATGGTGAGCCGCGACGGGCTGAAGATCACCGCGGTGCCGACCTCCAGCCGCACTGCCGCGCTGGCGCGGGATGTGGGCATCAATGTGGTGTCGCTGGACGAGGCCAAATGGCTGGATATGACCATTGACGGCGCCGATGAGTTCGACGCCGATCTGAACCTGATCAAGGGCGGCGGCGGCGCCCATCTGCAGGAGAAGATCGTGGCCACCGCCTCGGACCAGATGGTGGTGATTGCCGATGCCAGCAAGTCGGTTGAGACCCTGGGCGCCTTCCCTCTGCCGGTTGAAGTGCTGCCGTTCGGCTGGCAGAGCAGCCAGGCGCTGATCGAGGAAACCCTGGTGTCGATGGATGTGATGGGCCGCACCACGACGCTGCGGATGAACGGTGATGCGCCGTTTGTGACCGATGAGGGCAATTACATTCTGGACCTGCACCTGAAACGGATCGGCAATGCCCGCCAGCTGGCGCTGGTGATGAACCAGATCCCCGGCGTGATCGAGAACGGGCTGTTCATCGACATCTGCGACACCGTGGTGATCGGTTTCGGCGACGGAAGGGTTGAGGTGCGCGACATCAACGAAGGCACGGTTGAGAAGGACAAGCTGGACTTTGTCGAGAACGACAACCTGTTCACCGATCTTCAGGATTGA
- the gor gene encoding glutathione-disulfide reductase translates to MSFDYDLFVIGGGSGGVRAARVAAQEGAKVALAEEDRYGGTCVIRGCVPKKLMVFASEYSGMAKDAQAYGWDIQPGAFNWDSFKGKLHAELDRLEGIYRGILKNNGVESFDQRAKLADAHTIELADGTRKTAKHILVATGGWPTVPEFPGSELAITSNEIFHMDKLPESLLIVGGGYIASEFAGIMNGLGVKTTQFYRGPQILRGFDEEARGVIAEGMVEAGVDLQLNTNVTEMRQEGGKIRVTDTHGNTHLFDKVMYATGRAPNADNLGLEEIGVERGKGGAIAVDAYSQTTVPSVFAVGDVTDRVNLTPVAIREGMAFVETVFKGNPTSPDHELIPTAIFTQPEMGTVGLSEEDAAKQEAIEVYSTSFKPMQQAFAGRAQKVLMKLVVSKATRKVLGCHIVAPGAGEMIQLAGIAVKMGATKEDFDRTVAVHPTMSEELVTLKTPVRST, encoded by the coding sequence ATGAGCTTTGATTACGATCTGTTTGTCATCGGCGGCGGCTCGGGCGGGGTGCGGGCAGCGCGTGTTGCGGCGCAGGAAGGTGCCAAGGTCGCGCTGGCCGAAGAGGACCGCTATGGCGGCACCTGCGTGATCCGCGGCTGCGTGCCGAAAAAGCTGATGGTGTTTGCCTCTGAGTATTCTGGCATGGCCAAGGATGCCCAGGCTTACGGTTGGGACATCCAGCCAGGTGCGTTCAACTGGGACAGTTTCAAGGGCAAATTGCACGCCGAACTGGACCGGCTGGAAGGCATCTACCGGGGTATCCTGAAAAACAACGGTGTTGAAAGCTTTGACCAGCGCGCCAAGCTGGCCGATGCCCACACGATTGAGCTGGCCGACGGCACCCGCAAGACTGCCAAGCACATTCTGGTTGCAACCGGCGGCTGGCCGACGGTGCCGGAATTTCCGGGCTCAGAGCTGGCGATCACCTCGAACGAGATTTTCCACATGGATAAGCTGCCCGAAAGCCTGCTGATTGTCGGCGGCGGTTATATCGCCAGCGAATTTGCGGGCATCATGAACGGGCTGGGGGTTAAGACCACGCAATTCTACCGCGGCCCGCAGATCCTGCGCGGCTTTGATGAGGAAGCGCGCGGCGTGATCGCCGAAGGCATGGTGGAGGCTGGGGTGGATCTGCAGCTGAACACCAATGTCACGGAAATGCGCCAAGAGGGCGGCAAGATCCGGGTGACCGATACCCACGGCAACACCCATCTGTTCGACAAGGTGATGTATGCCACGGGCCGCGCGCCCAATGCGGATAATCTGGGGCTTGAGGAAATCGGTGTTGAACGCGGCAAGGGCGGCGCCATCGCAGTGGATGCCTACAGCCAGACTACGGTGCCATCTGTCTTTGCTGTCGGGGATGTGACCGACCGGGTGAACCTGACCCCGGTGGCGATCCGCGAAGGCATGGCCTTTGTTGAGACCGTGTTCAAAGGCAACCCGACCAGCCCCGACCACGAGCTGATCCCGACGGCGATCTTCACCCAGCCGGAAATGGGCACCGTGGGCCTGAGCGAAGAAGACGCGGCCAAGCAGGAAGCGATCGAGGTTTATTCAACCTCCTTCAAGCCGATGCAGCAGGCCTTTGCGGGCCGCGCCCAGAAGGTGCTGATGAAGCTGGTGGTGTCCAAGGCCACGCGCAAGGTGCTGGGCTGCCATATCGTCGCACCGGGGGCGGGAGAGATGATCCAGCTGGCCGGTATTGCCGTAAAGATGGGTGCAACCAAGGAAGATTTCGACCGTACGGTTGCGGTCCACCCGACAATGTCGGAAGAGTTGGTAACGCTGAAGACTCCGGTGCGCTCGACCTGA